One stretch of Chloroflexia bacterium SDU3-3 DNA includes these proteins:
- a CDS encoding ROK family transcriptional regulator — MSDAPTVDLPQLRERNEQMVLNLIRDEGPISRAELARRSRLSRSTISTIIAALLSSHDVYEIGIGESQGGRRPIMLDFNYQSSYVVGIDVATSSLTLLLTDLQAQVIQRASAPFLLSSGPDTCIPQIAEQFRALVQAAQIDPARIGGVGIGIPGPIHTETGSTIAPPVMPGWGGVPLLRRLEQALGRRVLLENDANLGALAEQTWGAARGLADVAYIYFGSEGIGGGIILGGALYRGHIGSAGEIGHLTIDEDGPPCRCGSRGCLEAAVGTPALLARAQAQGIAVGSIGQLVSLAQAGSPQAQALLAQAGEQLGVAIASLLNLLNPSGVVLGGQLAQAGELVLGPLRATLARRGLAVASQQVELKPAALGPDVIAIGAAALAIRHLFRTPNAAGGPRHAPDGERVGQPASA; from the coding sequence GTGTCCGATGCGCCGACAGTCGATCTCCCGCAGCTGCGAGAGCGCAACGAGCAGATGGTGCTGAATCTCATCCGAGATGAAGGCCCGATCTCGCGCGCCGAGCTGGCGCGGCGCAGCCGCCTCAGCCGATCGACGATCTCGACGATCATCGCCGCGCTGCTCAGCTCGCACGATGTCTACGAGATAGGCATCGGCGAATCGCAGGGTGGCCGCCGCCCGATCATGCTCGACTTCAACTACCAGTCGAGCTACGTGGTCGGCATCGATGTCGCCACCAGCAGCCTCACCCTTCTGCTCACCGACCTTCAGGCCCAGGTCATCCAGCGCGCCAGCGCGCCCTTCCTCCTTTCCTCTGGACCCGACACATGCATCCCGCAGATCGCCGAGCAGTTCCGCGCCCTCGTGCAGGCCGCGCAGATCGACCCGGCGCGTATCGGCGGGGTGGGCATCGGTATCCCCGGCCCCATCCACACCGAGACGGGCAGCACGATTGCGCCGCCGGTGATGCCGGGCTGGGGCGGCGTGCCGCTGCTGCGCAGGCTGGAGCAGGCGCTGGGGCGGCGGGTGCTGCTGGAGAACGACGCCAACCTGGGCGCGCTGGCCGAGCAGACATGGGGCGCGGCGCGCGGCCTGGCCGATGTGGCCTACATCTACTTCGGCTCCGAGGGCATTGGCGGCGGCATCATCCTGGGCGGCGCGCTCTACCGCGGCCACATCGGCTCGGCAGGCGAGATCGGCCACCTCACCATCGATGAGGATGGCCCGCCCTGCCGCTGCGGCTCGCGCGGCTGCCTGGAGGCTGCGGTGGGCACGCCAGCGCTGCTGGCCCGTGCCCAGGCCCAGGGCATCGCGGTGGGCAGCATCGGCCAGCTGGTGAGCCTGGCCCAGGCCGGTAGCCCGCAGGCCCAGGCGCTGCTGGCCCAGGCGGGCGAGCAGCTGGGCGTGGCGATCGCCAGCCTGCTCAACCTGCTGAACCCCAGCGGGGTGGTGCTGGGCGGGCAGCTGGCCCAGGCGGGCGAGCTGGTGCTGGGGCCGCTGCGGGCCACGCTGGCGCGGCGCGGCCTAGCCGTGGCCTCGCAGCAGGTCGAGCTGAAGCCCGCCGCGCTCGGCCCCGACGTGATCGCCATCGGCGCGGCGGCGCTGGCCATCCGCCACCTTTTTCGCACACCGAACGCTGCTGGCGGCCCGCGCCACGCCCCCGATGGGGAGCGCGTAGGCCAGCCAGCGTCGGCGTAG
- a CDS encoding fumarylacetoacetate hydrolase family protein, with protein sequence MRLVTYSDVSGTHVGALSEGGVVALDAVAASMLDLIDGGPEALAKARALAASGPAQPVEGVRLLAPIPRPRQNVVCLGMNYVDHAYESQRARGRDPKLPGSPIFFTKAVTAVCAHEDEIPLDPDVTTQLDYEAELAFVVGRGGKNIAPEQALGHIFGYTIVNDISARDLQNWHVQFFKGKSLDRSCPIGPWIVTADEIPDPAALGLRLRLNGEQRQSATVSQLIFDIPTIIASLSLGQTLEPGTIVSTGTPSGVAMGRDPQEFLKPGDVVEIEIDQIGVLRNTIVAG encoded by the coding sequence ATGCGACTAGTGACCTACAGCGATGTGAGCGGAACCCATGTTGGCGCGCTCAGCGAAGGTGGCGTGGTGGCGCTGGATGCGGTGGCAGCCAGCATGCTCGACCTGATCGACGGCGGGCCAGAGGCCCTGGCCAAGGCCCGCGCCCTGGCCGCCAGCGGCCCCGCCCAGCCCGTGGAGGGCGTGCGGCTGCTCGCGCCCATCCCGCGCCCGCGCCAGAACGTGGTGTGCCTGGGCATGAACTATGTCGACCACGCCTACGAGTCCCAGCGCGCCCGTGGCCGCGACCCCAAGCTGCCCGGCAGCCCGATCTTCTTCACCAAGGCCGTCACCGCCGTGTGCGCCCACGAGGACGAGATCCCGCTCGACCCCGACGTGACCACCCAGCTCGACTACGAGGCCGAGCTTGCCTTCGTGGTGGGCCGGGGCGGCAAGAACATCGCGCCCGAGCAGGCCCTGGGCCACATCTTCGGCTACACCATCGTCAACGACATCTCGGCGCGCGACCTGCAGAACTGGCACGTGCAGTTCTTCAAGGGCAAGAGCCTCGACCGCAGCTGCCCGATCGGCCCGTGGATCGTCACCGCCGACGAGATCCCCGATCCCGCCGCGCTGGGCCTGCGCCTGCGCCTGAACGGCGAGCAGCGCCAGAGCGCCACCGTGAGCCAGCTCATCTTCGACATCCCCACGATCATCGCCTCGCTCTCGCTGGGCCAGACCCTTGAGCCGGGCACGATCGTCTCCACCGGCACGCCCAGCGGCGTGGCCATGGGCCGCGACCCGCAGGAGTTCCTGAAGCCTGGGGATGTGGTGGAGATCGAGATCGACCAGATCGGCGTGCTGCGCAACACCATCGTGGCGGGGTAG
- a CDS encoding DEAD/DEAH box helicase has product MQAYIPTNPLIIQSDRTLLLEVQNPLFEVARDAIAPFAELEKSPEYIHTYRITPLALWSAASAGLPAAEMVERLVRFAKFPLPQNVAADIRELAGRWGRLRLVQAEDELHLLADDRALLIELARRPEIGRLLSGPRGQAAFALPVEHRGLLKQALVAAGWPAEDLAGYIEGEPLPIGLREDQFEVRDYQFEAAEAFYAGGDASGGSGVVVLPPGAGKTVVGLTAMAMVGQATLILTTNNTSVSQWHRELLAKTDLAPEQVAEYTGASKAVAPVTISTYQMLIARSGQDEGFPHMRLLGERPWGLIVYDEVHMLPAPVFRATVEIQARRRLGLTATLVREDGRESDVFALIGPQKYNVPWRDLERRGWIAEALCTEVRLSLPDDERMAYAVAEPRDAYRIAAENPRKLPLLHKIMQAHAGVPTLIIGQYIDQLTYIADNLAVPLVSGKTPQRERERLFDAFRRGEERVLVISKVGNFALDLPDAELLIQVSGTFGSRQEEAQRLGRVLRPKPDGRSAHFYTLVTRDTRELEFAHNRQLFLAEQGYSFQVLDAADFL; this is encoded by the coding sequence ATGCAGGCATACATACCCACAAACCCCTTGATCATCCAGAGCGACCGCACCCTGCTGCTTGAGGTGCAAAACCCGCTGTTCGAGGTTGCGCGTGATGCCATCGCACCCTTCGCCGAGCTTGAGAAAAGCCCCGAGTACATCCACACCTACCGCATCACGCCGCTCGCGCTCTGGAGCGCCGCCTCGGCTGGCCTGCCCGCCGCCGAGATGGTCGAACGCCTTGTCCGCTTTGCCAAGTTCCCGCTGCCCCAGAATGTGGCCGCCGACATCCGCGAGCTGGCCGGGCGCTGGGGCCGCCTGCGGCTGGTGCAGGCCGAGGACGAGCTGCACCTGCTGGCCGACGACCGCGCGCTGCTGATCGAGCTGGCCCGCCGCCCAGAGATCGGGCGGCTGCTCAGCGGGCCGCGTGGCCAGGCTGCCTTCGCCCTGCCCGTGGAGCATCGCGGCCTGCTCAAGCAGGCCCTGGTGGCCGCCGGGTGGCCCGCCGAGGATCTGGCGGGATACATCGAGGGCGAGCCGCTGCCGATCGGCCTGCGCGAGGACCAGTTCGAGGTGCGCGACTACCAGTTCGAGGCCGCCGAGGCCTTCTACGCGGGCGGCGACGCCAGCGGCGGCTCGGGCGTGGTGGTGCTGCCGCCCGGCGCAGGCAAGACCGTGGTGGGACTCACCGCCATGGCCATGGTCGGCCAGGCCACGCTCATCCTCACCACCAACAACACCTCGGTGAGCCAGTGGCACCGCGAGCTGTTGGCCAAGACCGACCTAGCCCCCGAGCAGGTGGCCGAGTACACCGGGGCCAGCAAGGCCGTCGCGCCGGTGACGATCTCGACCTACCAGATGCTGATCGCCCGCAGCGGGCAGGATGAGGGCTTCCCGCACATGCGGCTGCTGGGCGAGCGCCCCTGGGGCCTGATCGTCTACGACGAGGTGCACATGCTGCCCGCCCCGGTCTTCCGCGCCACCGTCGAGATCCAGGCCCGCCGCAGGCTGGGCCTCACCGCCACACTGGTGCGCGAGGATGGCCGCGAGAGCGATGTGTTCGCCCTGATCGGCCCGCAGAAGTACAACGTGCCCTGGCGCGACCTAGAGCGGCGCGGCTGGATCGCCGAGGCGCTGTGCACCGAGGTGCGCCTGAGCCTGCCCGACGACGAGCGCATGGCCTACGCCGTGGCCGAGCCGCGCGACGCCTACCGCATCGCCGCCGAGAACCCGCGCAAGCTGCCGCTGCTGCACAAGATCATGCAGGCCCACGCAGGCGTGCCCACCCTGATCATCGGCCAGTACATCGACCAGCTCACCTATATCGCCGACAACCTGGCCGTGCCGCTGGTGAGCGGCAAAACGCCACAGCGCGAGCGCGAGCGCCTGTTCGACGCGTTCCGGCGCGGCGAGGAGCGCGTGCTGGTGATCTCAAAGGTCGGCAACTTTGCGCTGGATCTGCCCGACGCCGAGCTGCTGATCCAGGTCTCGGGCACCTTCGGATCGCGACAGGAGGAGGCCCAGCGCCTTGGCCGCGTGCTGCGCCCCAAGCCCGATGGCCGCAGCGCCCACTTCTACACCCTGGTGACGCGCGATACCCGCGAGCTGGAGTTCGCCCACAACCGCCAGCTGTTCCTGGCCGAGCAGGGCTACAGCTTCCAGGTGCTCGACGCCGCCGATTTCCTCTAG
- a CDS encoding N-acetylmuramoyl-L-alanine amidase → MRLTLPCLALLLTLSSCGPAPLAQNIDAPPALANEKAPPTPTPAPTPSPPPTPTPIPTPHVGIQVGHWQNEELPDEQAKLRTSTGNYYRGYNEWEVNLAIAQFVEQQLEEQGVAVDLLPATIPVSYTADAVVAIHADGTSTRPASRRGWKVTEPWRSPAAAQALAQTLAASYAEVTGMPRDPQEPSVNMQAYYAFAPYRYHHAVAPTTPAAIIEVGFMTNAADREIIFRQPELTARGISQGILHYLAQRDPADTTARQPSGLPMLRPAAEGVPMRHSPRPESGVIITVGLATPLVALEHREGWYLVFTHGGPWEIGWVAEADVLVSTDLPVPPEG, encoded by the coding sequence ATGAGATTGACCCTGCCCTGCCTGGCACTGCTGCTCACCCTTAGCTCGTGCGGCCCCGCGCCCTTGGCCCAGAACATCGACGCCCCTCCAGCCCTGGCCAACGAAAAGGCACCCCCCACGCCTACGCCCGCCCCCACGCCCAGCCCGCCGCCCACCCCCACGCCTATCCCCACACCGCATGTGGGAATCCAGGTGGGGCACTGGCAGAACGAAGAGCTTCCCGACGAGCAGGCCAAGCTGCGCACATCGACTGGCAACTACTACCGCGGCTATAACGAGTGGGAAGTAAACCTGGCCATCGCGCAGTTTGTCGAGCAGCAGCTAGAGGAGCAGGGCGTGGCGGTCGATCTGCTACCCGCCACCATCCCGGTGAGCTACACCGCCGACGCGGTCGTGGCCATCCACGCCGACGGCACTTCCACCCGCCCGGCATCACGGCGCGGCTGGAAGGTGACCGAGCCATGGCGCTCGCCCGCCGCCGCGCAGGCGCTGGCCCAGACCCTGGCCGCCAGCTACGCCGAGGTGACGGGCATGCCGCGCGACCCCCAGGAGCCATCGGTGAACATGCAGGCCTACTATGCCTTCGCGCCCTACCGCTACCACCACGCCGTCGCGCCCACCACGCCCGCCGCGATTATCGAGGTGGGCTTTATGACCAACGCCGCCGACCGCGAGATCATCTTCCGCCAGCCCGAGCTGACGGCCAGGGGCATCAGCCAGGGCATCCTGCACTACCTGGCCCAGCGCGATCCCGCCGACACTACCGCCCGCCAGCCCAGCGGCCTGCCCATGCTGCGCCCCGCCGCCGAGGGCGTGCCCATGCGCCACAGCCCCAGGCCCGAGAGCGGCGTGATCATCACGGTGGGGCTGGCCACGCCGCTGGTGGCGCTTGAGCACCGCGAGGGCTGGTATCTGGTCTTCACCCACGGTGGCCCATGGGAGATCGGCTGGGTGGCCGAGGCCGATGTGCTGGTCTCCACCGATCTGCCCGTGCCGCCAGAGGGCTAG
- the hemW gene encoding radical SAM family heme chaperone HemW, translating into MKHLYIHIPFCHRRCSYCDFNTYANMDDRIEAYVDALCSELALRGAGLPAPARAAGPPAPLADLAPTITRAGLRPTIFFGGGTPTMLSLAQFERVLRAADAIVPLAQAEVTVEANPGTVLGGDYLRGLRALGVNRISMGVQSLDDPTLRVLGRIHTAAEARQSFEDARRAGFERINLDFIFGLPGQSLGQWRRTLDEIVTWGADHFSLYSLILEEGTPLHAQVTGGRISVPDDDASGEMYELAMERFAAAGYAQYEISNWARGSAAAPIAGGIPAQACHHNLAYWLNADYLAAGAGAHGHSFPRRYYDMLKIDDYIQTLRAGQLPTAEVNELTERDLRVETMFMGLRLNTGVSEAHFRDRCGLALWEAFGPTLDDLIGRGLLERTSYGVRLTERGRMLGNQVFASFV; encoded by the coding sequence ATGAAACACCTGTATATCCATATTCCCTTCTGCCACCGGCGCTGCTCGTACTGCGATTTCAACACCTACGCCAACATGGATGACCGCATCGAGGCCTATGTCGATGCGCTCTGCTCCGAGCTGGCCCTGCGCGGGGCTGGCCTGCCCGCCCCCGCCCGCGCCGCTGGCCCGCCCGCGCCGCTGGCCGATCTCGCGCCCACCATCACCCGCGCTGGCCTGCGCCCCACGATCTTCTTTGGCGGGGGCACACCCACCATGCTCAGCCTGGCCCAGTTCGAGCGGGTGCTGCGCGCTGCCGACGCTATTGTGCCGCTGGCCCAGGCCGAGGTGACGGTAGAGGCCAACCCCGGCACCGTGCTGGGCGGCGACTACCTGCGCGGCCTGCGCGCGCTGGGCGTGAACCGGATCAGCATGGGCGTGCAGAGCCTAGACGATCCGACGCTGCGCGTGCTAGGCCGCATCCACACCGCCGCCGAGGCCCGCCAGAGCTTCGAGGATGCCCGCCGCGCCGGGTTCGAGCGCATCAACCTGGATTTTATCTTCGGCCTGCCCGGCCAGTCGCTGGGGCAGTGGCGGCGCACGCTGGATGAGATCGTGACCTGGGGGGCCGACCACTTCTCGCTCTACTCGCTGATCTTGGAGGAGGGCACGCCGCTGCACGCCCAGGTGACGGGCGGGCGGATCAGCGTGCCCGACGACGACGCCTCGGGCGAGATGTACGAGCTGGCCATGGAGCGATTTGCGGCGGCGGGCTATGCCCAGTACGAGATCTCGAACTGGGCCAGGGGCAGCGCCGCTGCGCCAATTGCAGGCGGCATCCCGGCCCAGGCCTGCCACCACAATCTGGCCTACTGGCTCAACGCCGACTACTTGGCGGCGGGCGCGGGCGCGCACGGCCATAGCTTCCCGCGCCGCTACTACGACATGCTGAAGATCGACGACTATATCCAGACATTGCGCGCAGGCCAGCTGCCCACCGCCGAGGTCAACGAGCTGACCGAGCGCGACCTGCGGGTGGAGACGATGTTTATGGGACTGCGCCTGAACACCGGCGTCAGCGAGGCCCACTTCCGCGACCGCTGCGGCCTGGCGCTGTGGGAGGCCTTCGGCCCCACCCTCGACGACCTGATCGGGCGCGGCCTGCTGGAGCGCACATCCTACGGCGTGCGCCTGACCGAGCGCGGGCGCATGCTGGGCAATCAGGTGTTCGCTAGCTTCGTGTAG
- the corA gene encoding magnesium/cobalt transporter CorA, whose amino-acid sequence MAELLICAADGTYEKDHSPQHIGQLLARPECMIWYDVADPTDQDLELIRSTFGVHPLSIEDIRHNNNRAKIEVHESHYFIVFYALRVSGGEQRFERQPLYLFVGPNYLVSVHHQPLSQIEETMHRWQDPNIPPGDHIGALVYALLDTIVDDYMPVLDAISDETEELEDQIFENFEQSSIQSIFQLKRELLGLRRVLAPERDVLNVLMRRELGIFRESDIAYLQDVYDHTLRLTDGIDNYRELLSSALDSYLSVEASRQNQILKVLTIASIILMINALIAGIYGMNFEFMPELHWRFGYAWALGLMAAISVGLILVFRRLRWI is encoded by the coding sequence ATGGCAGAACTGCTTATCTGCGCAGCCGATGGCACCTATGAGAAAGACCATAGCCCGCAGCATATCGGCCAGCTGCTGGCGCGGCCCGAGTGCATGATCTGGTACGATGTCGCCGACCCGACCGACCAGGATCTGGAGCTGATCCGCAGCACCTTCGGCGTCCACCCGCTGTCGATCGAGGACATCCGCCACAACAACAACCGCGCGAAGATCGAGGTGCACGAGAGCCACTACTTCATCGTGTTCTACGCCCTGCGCGTGAGTGGCGGCGAGCAGCGCTTCGAGCGCCAGCCGCTCTACCTGTTTGTTGGGCCAAACTACCTGGTGAGCGTGCACCACCAGCCGCTCTCGCAGATCGAAGAGACCATGCATCGCTGGCAGGATCCTAACATCCCGCCGGGCGACCACATCGGCGCGCTGGTCTACGCCCTGCTGGACACGATCGTGGACGACTACATGCCCGTGCTCGATGCGATCTCCGATGAGACCGAGGAGCTGGAAGACCAGATCTTCGAGAACTTCGAGCAGAGCTCTATCCAGTCGATCTTCCAGCTCAAGCGCGAGCTGCTGGGGCTGCGCCGCGTGCTGGCCCCCGAGCGCGACGTGCTGAATGTGCTGATGCGCCGCGAGCTGGGCATCTTCCGCGAGAGCGACATCGCCTACCTGCAGGATGTCTACGACCACACTCTGCGCCTAACCGACGGCATCGACAACTACCGCGAGCTGCTCTCCAGCGCGCTGGACAGCTACCTCTCGGTTGAGGCCAGCCGCCAGAACCAGATCCTCAAGGTGCTGACCATCGCCTCGATCATCCTGATGATCAACGCCCTGATCGCCGGGATCTACGGCATGAACTTCGAGTTTATGCCCGAGCTGCACTGGCGCTTCGGCTACGCCTGGGCCTTGGGCCTGATGGCGGCCATCAGCGTCGGCCTGATCCTTGTCTTCCGCCGCCTGCGGTGGATCTAA
- a CDS encoding rod shape-determining protein RodA: protein MTRNWRDYNFFMLGCVLVLTGFSLALVYSATKHGVYVGNGTYATGYFVRHVGNIAVGIAAMLVFTFIDYHAFQSWAWPLYLAAIVLLAIVLLKGTVRGGAQSWLDFGVRSLQPSEIAKLLIVMALAAFWARNESRGDTWMVQFGSLILAGVPLGMIFIQPDFGTAFVVMTLWAAMAWSAGMRPWQIVLLLLIFIPVAYLGWTHVLDDEQRSRLLIFTDPDKYDPTGLGDSWNIRKALEAIGTGGIAGQGWLKGPLTQTGILPVAYTDFIFAASGEELGFVGSTLMILFHCIMLWQGVNIAQSARDTFGRLLAVGITAIFFCHIMVNIGMNMTIMPVTGIPLPFISYGGSFTLITFAAVGLLQSVALRRRKITFG, encoded by the coding sequence ATGACACGAAACTGGCGCGACTACAACTTTTTTATGCTGGGCTGCGTGCTGGTGCTCACCGGCTTCAGCTTGGCATTGGTCTATAGCGCAACCAAACATGGCGTCTACGTGGGCAACGGCACCTACGCCACCGGCTACTTTGTGCGCCACGTGGGCAATATTGCGGTGGGCATCGCCGCGATGCTGGTGTTCACCTTTATCGACTACCACGCCTTCCAGTCCTGGGCGTGGCCGCTCTACCTGGCCGCGATCGTGCTGCTGGCGATCGTGCTGCTGAAGGGCACCGTGCGCGGCGGTGCGCAGAGCTGGCTCGACTTTGGCGTGCGCTCGCTCCAGCCATCCGAGATCGCCAAGCTGCTGATCGTGATGGCGCTGGCAGCCTTCTGGGCGCGCAACGAGAGCCGGGGCGACACCTGGATGGTGCAGTTCGGCAGCCTCATCCTGGCGGGCGTACCCCTGGGGATGATTTTCATCCAGCCCGATTTTGGCACGGCCTTTGTGGTGATGACGCTGTGGGCGGCTATGGCCTGGTCGGCGGGCATGCGCCCCTGGCAGATCGTGCTGCTGCTGCTGATCTTCATTCCCGTGGCCTATCTTGGCTGGACCCATGTGCTCGATGATGAGCAGCGGTCTCGCCTGCTGATCTTCACCGACCCCGACAAGTACGACCCGACCGGTCTAGGCGATTCGTGGAACATCCGCAAGGCGCTGGAGGCGATTGGCACCGGCGGGATCGCGGGCCAGGGCTGGCTCAAAGGCCCGCTGACCCAGACCGGCATCCTGCCGGTGGCCTACACCGACTTCATCTTCGCCGCATCCGGCGAGGAGCTCGGCTTCGTGGGCAGCACGCTGATGATCCTGTTCCACTGCATCATGCTCTGGCAGGGCGTCAACATCGCCCAGAGCGCCCGCGATACCTTTGGCCGCCTGCTGGCCGTGGGCATCACCGCGATCTTCTTCTGCCACATCATGGTCAATATCGGCATGAATATGACGATCATGCCCGTCACTGGCATCCCGCTGCCGTTTATCTCCTACGGGGGCAGCTTTACGCTGATCACCTTCGCCGCCGTGGGCCTGCTGCAGAGCGTGGCGCTGCGGCGCAGAAAGATCACCTTTGGATAG
- a CDS encoding LacI family transcriptional regulator, with amino-acid sequence MVPDLLTKSQPCLVNIDIPAHGAYNKRTTQRRDNTMRSAMAADEPERSKPTIRMIAHLAQVSPTTVSLALRGMPGIPAETRERVLAAAQRLNYIYTPRGQPTPTDIQQVAFVMPDFGDRPVTANPFYGQVLSGANQACADMGVGITFTLMPVDCDAIPALLSSQPIAGVLLVGPYQRRAIECMARLERPLVLIDNLSMGMPYDSAMADDVGGGFLATRYLIDHGHQSIAVIGSYFDRVTFRERYRGYAMACAEFEISPISPISCVWDRASIRAELLDLLDRHPDLTAIFCVNDEFAVFVMEVLRNLGRQVPDDISVIGFDNGAIAHMAHPPLTTVNNHPRELGRIGIQQLLARIRGDTSPHQHIAVGTDLIIRESTRSLYALP; translated from the coding sequence ATGGTACCCGATTTATTAACTAAATCTCAACCATGTTTAGTAAACATTGACATACCAGCCCATGGTGCATACAATAAACGGACGACACAACGCCGAGATAACACGATGAGGTCTGCCATGGCGGCTGATGAACCTGAGCGGTCAAAACCCACGATCCGCATGATCGCACATTTGGCCCAGGTCTCACCTACCACCGTCTCGCTCGCGCTCCGCGGCATGCCCGGCATCCCCGCCGAGACCCGCGAGCGCGTACTCGCGGCAGCGCAGCGTCTCAACTACATCTACACCCCGCGCGGCCAGCCCACCCCCACCGACATCCAGCAGGTGGCCTTTGTGATGCCCGACTTTGGCGACCGGCCCGTGACGGCCAACCCCTTCTACGGCCAGGTGCTGAGCGGGGCCAACCAGGCCTGCGCCGACATGGGCGTGGGGATCACCTTCACGCTGATGCCCGTCGACTGCGACGCCATCCCAGCACTGCTCAGCAGCCAGCCGATCGCCGGGGTGCTGCTGGTGGGGCCGTACCAGCGCCGCGCTATCGAGTGTATGGCCCGGCTCGAACGCCCGCTGGTGCTGATCGACAACCTGTCTATGGGCATGCCCTACGACAGCGCCATGGCCGACGACGTGGGCGGCGGCTTCCTGGCCACGCGCTACCTGATCGATCATGGCCACCAGAGCATCGCCGTGATCGGCAGCTACTTCGACCGCGTCACCTTTCGCGAGCGCTACCGTGGCTACGCCATGGCATGCGCCGAGTTCGAGATCAGCCCGATCAGCCCGATCAGCTGCGTGTGGGATCGCGCATCCATCCGCGCCGAGCTGCTCGACCTGCTCGACCGCCACCCCGACCTGACAGCGATCTTCTGCGTGAATGATGAGTTTGCGGTTTTTGTGATGGAGGTGCTGCGTAACCTGGGCCGCCAGGTGCCCGACGACATCTCGGTGATCGGGTTCGACAACGGCGCGATCGCCCACATGGCCCACCCGCCGCTCACCACCGTGAACAACCACCCGCGCGAGCTGGGCCGGATCGGCATCCAGCAGCTGCTCGCCCGCATCCGTGGCGACACCAGCCCGCACCAGCATATCGCGGTCGGCACCGACCTAATCATCCGCGAGTCGACCCGCTCGCTCTACGCCCTGCCCTAG
- a CDS encoding NAD(P)/FAD-dependent oxidoreductase, with amino-acid sequence MGEAPMKQIVVLGSGFAGTTVVRELERIFRRETDVAITMISRHNYMVFSPLLPEIAGNIVEPRHAAPPVRIFMRKARFQQAEVLAVDVAARQVQVLYPDQRTAQISFDYLVIGLGSVTNYAHAPGADVNSFDLKSLEDAIRLRNHVLLMLELADHTADPAVRQELLTFVAAGGGYAGLEGLGQLIDFVSKALRYYPSLRRDELRFLLASHSRELLKDVDTKLGGYVAQKLGERGVDVRLGVSVTAVSERAVVLEPGGSIPTRTVLWAAGIAVSPVVESIDLPKDRHGAIKVSSALQVEGHPQIFALGDCAAVPSATGTYAPTAQNAIREAATVAQNIAAHMRGGGLRAFHFVPMGSLASIGHYQAVARIFGVSFSGFPAWLAWRAVYLAKLPSLAQRVRVLLDWALEMVLHADIVQLPVMSSDDMRFMAMRDAHTKMIEQDSAHAEAQADSRRQAQQASEAAPAATPVAPLEG; translated from the coding sequence ATGGGAGAAGCACCTATGAAGCAGATCGTTGTGCTGGGGAGCGGCTTTGCGGGCACCACGGTGGTGCGCGAGCTTGAGCGGATCTTCCGCCGAGAGACCGATGTGGCGATCACCATGATCAGCCGCCACAACTACATGGTGTTCTCGCCGCTGCTGCCCGAGATCGCGGGCAATATCGTCGAGCCGCGCCACGCTGCGCCGCCGGTGCGCATCTTCATGCGCAAGGCCCGCTTCCAGCAGGCCGAGGTGCTGGCGGTGGATGTGGCCGCACGGCAGGTGCAGGTGCTCTACCCCGACCAGCGCACCGCCCAGATCAGCTTCGACTACCTGGTGATCGGGCTTGGCTCGGTGACCAACTACGCCCACGCCCCCGGCGCCGACGTGAACAGCTTCGACCTCAAGAGCCTTGAGGACGCCATCCGCCTGCGCAACCACGTGCTGCTGATGCTGGAGCTGGCCGACCACACCGCCGACCCCGCCGTGCGGCAAGAGCTGCTCACCTTCGTGGCGGCGGGCGGGGGCTACGCCGGGCTGGAGGGCCTGGGCCAGCTGATCGACTTTGTGTCCAAGGCGCTGCGCTACTACCCCAGCCTGCGCCGCGACGAGCTGCGCTTTCTGCTGGCCTCGCACAGCCGCGAGCTGCTGAAGGATGTGGACACCAAGTTGGGCGGCTATGTGGCCCAGAAGCTGGGCGAGCGCGGCGTGGATGTGCGGCTGGGCGTGAGCGTGACGGCGGTGAGCGAGCGCGCCGTGGTGCTAGAGCCGGGCGGCAGCATCCCCACCCGCACCGTGCTGTGGGCTGCGGGCATCGCCGTCAGCCCCGTAGTCGAGTCGATCGACCTGCCCAAAGACCGCCACGGCGCGATCAAGGTCTCCAGCGCGCTGCAGGTGGAGGGCCACCCCCAGATCTTCGCGCTAGGCGACTGCGCGGCGGTGCCCAGCGCCACTGGCACCTACGCCCCCACCGCCCAGAACGCCATCCGCGAGGCCGCGACCGTGGCCCAGAACATCGCGGCGCATATGCGCGGCGGCGGGCTGCGGGCCTTCCACTTCGTGCCCATGGGCAGCCTAGCCAGCATCGGCCACTACCAGGCGGTGGCACGTATCTTCGGCGTGTCGTTCTCGGGGTTCCCGGCATGGCTGGCGTGGCGCGCGGTCTACCTGGCCAAGCTGCCCTCGCTGGCGCAGCGAGTGCGCGTGCTGCTCGACTGGGCGCTGGAGATGGTGCTGCACGCCGACATCGTGCAGCTGCCCGTAATGTCATCCGACGACATGCGCTTCATGGCCATGCGCGACGCCCACACCAAGATGATCGAGCAGGATTCGGCACACGCCGAGGCCCAGGCCGACAGCCGCCGCCAGGCCCAGCAGGCCAGCGAGGCCGCCCCAGCCGCCACGCCCGTGGCCCCGCTGGAGGGGTGA